The following proteins come from a genomic window of Bartonella apihabitans:
- a CDS encoding ABC transporter ATP-binding protein — MIIDILTSGFRLSKTRDKQLVHGILWTIVEGFFAALPFVFLFMMLTQAFAKELTIKAAIFFGGGMVFSFLLRIGASAIGAPKIYNGAFTMMGEARLNVAEHLRKLPMGWFNKQRSGDLAGRLTSDITFVEHMWSHFIQPFVAGFSMPVFLTIFLFFVDFRLAIVMLCGFPLTLLALLWTLAMGKSAGLKLGKANSAVQSALIEYVQSITVIRSFGRFGNSWKRLVKILDDQRNAWFHAETRTSPFLSCFGFVLEMSYISLVIFGIYWLANDKLTVAQLLIFLIIALPVYRQLYEVGQAMLMLRLANRSLMRIEALLHEPTLTEPQHPEMPENYEIRFDHVGFSYDKKETNNKDETGNTKMAGHKVLDDISCVIRPQELTAIVGPSGAGKTSFVHLIARLWERTEGKITIGDIDLKDIGTENLHRLIGMVFQDVLLFSGTVYDNIKIGKEDASREEIIEAAKQAEAHQFIMALPEGYDTVLDEHGSSLSGGEQQRISIARAFLKNAPILLLDEATASLDPSAEAEIQRAMNALTRTRTVVVIAHRLNSIRRADHIIVLKNGKIVEEGTHDTLVKADGLYQKLWNNQNKARGVFPPTEAILN; from the coding sequence ATGATAATCGATATTTTAACGTCCGGTTTCCGGCTGTCGAAAACGCGCGACAAACAACTCGTTCACGGCATTTTATGGACGATTGTCGAAGGCTTTTTTGCAGCACTTCCCTTTGTCTTCCTTTTTATGATGTTGACACAGGCCTTTGCCAAAGAGTTGACAATCAAAGCCGCTATTTTCTTCGGGGGCGGCATGGTTTTTAGCTTTTTATTGCGCATCGGTGCAAGTGCAATAGGCGCGCCGAAAATATATAATGGTGCTTTCACCATGATGGGAGAGGCACGCCTTAATGTGGCAGAACATTTGCGCAAACTCCCCATGGGGTGGTTCAACAAACAAAGAAGCGGCGACCTTGCAGGAAGACTGACTTCCGATATTACTTTTGTCGAACATATGTGGTCGCATTTTATCCAGCCATTTGTTGCCGGTTTTTCAATGCCGGTTTTTCTGACCATTTTTCTTTTCTTTGTCGACTTTCGTCTGGCAATTGTCATGCTTTGCGGCTTTCCTTTGACTTTGCTTGCCTTGTTATGGACGCTCGCTATGGGAAAAAGCGCAGGCTTAAAACTTGGAAAAGCCAATAGTGCCGTGCAATCGGCTTTGATTGAATATGTGCAGAGCATCACTGTTATTCGCAGCTTCGGGCGTTTCGGCAATAGCTGGAAGAGACTTGTAAAAATCCTCGACGACCAGCGCAATGCCTGGTTCCACGCCGAGACAAGAACCTCGCCTTTCCTGTCATGCTTCGGTTTTGTGCTGGAAATGAGCTATATCAGTCTGGTTATTTTCGGCATTTATTGGTTGGCAAACGACAAGCTCACAGTCGCTCAATTGTTGATTTTCCTGATTATCGCTTTGCCCGTCTACCGCCAATTATATGAAGTCGGTCAGGCAATGTTGATGTTGCGTCTGGCAAACCGTTCACTCATGCGCATTGAAGCGCTGCTTCATGAACCGACACTAACAGAGCCGCAACATCCGGAAATGCCGGAAAACTATGAAATCCGTTTCGACCATGTGGGTTTCAGCTATGATAAAAAAGAAACAAATAACAAAGACGAGACTGGCAACACAAAAATGGCCGGACACAAAGTCCTCGATGATATTTCATGTGTTATCAGGCCGCAGGAATTAACGGCAATAGTTGGGCCGAGCGGTGCCGGAAAGACAAGTTTTGTCCACCTTATCGCCCGTCTTTGGGAAAGAACCGAAGGTAAAATCACAATCGGCGATATCGACCTCAAAGACATAGGGACGGAAAATCTTCATCGTTTGATCGGCATGGTGTTTCAGGATGTGCTTCTCTTTTCGGGAACGGTTTATGACAATATCAAAATCGGCAAGGAAGATGCGAGCCGTGAAGAAATCATTGAAGCGGCAAAGCAGGCCGAAGCCCATCAATTCATCATGGCATTGCCGGAAGGTTATGACACAGTGCTTGACGAGCATGGCAGCTCGCTTTCAGGTGGCGAACAGCAGCGCATATCCATTGCCCGTGCTTTTTTGAAAAACGCCCCGATATTGCTTCTTGACGAAGCAACCGCAAGTCTTGATCCGTCGGCGGAAGCAGAAATTCAACGCGCCATGAACGCTTTAACCAGAACCCGCACAGTCGTGGTCATTGCCCACCGGTTGAACAGCATTCGTCGGGCCGACCACATCATCGTTCTGAAAAATGGAAAAATCGTTGAAGAAGGAACCCACGACACATTGGTAAAAGCCGATGGCCTTTATCAAAAATTATGGAATAACCAGAATAAAGCGCGTGGCGTATTCCCTCCAACCGAAGCCATTCTGAATTGA
- a CDS encoding siderophore-interacting protein codes for MEKTENRNAAELTPEKHMDGMERLELTVNRIYEPFPHLVRLTGTINPTNPIEWQKANVAVRFEIGETGQGRKVYRIYTIRSFNPATQEIEVDFVKHIGESPAINWLQSLKAGSHAYLIGPRPQFSTEEYKNKRLKLFADETAIPAVFSILSHWPEKTEAEIYIESATAEAAGELPDIEGVKKHIYVRKEKEHPGQTGFLVHSAEKMTDAEDCSIWIACEREEARAIRKHFMANCNVKKQNIKAIGYWRLGLASTEIEKIRGKYYNELIAQGKTEKDFDEFDIPA; via the coding sequence ATGGAAAAGACAGAAAACAGGAATGCGGCTGAACTCACGCCGGAAAAACACATGGACGGGATGGAGCGTCTCGAACTCACGGTCAACCGGATTTATGAACCTTTTCCCCACCTCGTCCGCTTGACAGGAACAATCAATCCGACAAACCCGATTGAATGGCAAAAAGCAAATGTTGCCGTGCGCTTCGAGATTGGCGAAACCGGACAAGGCCGCAAAGTTTACCGAATTTATACAATCCGTTCTTTTAATCCCGCGACACAAGAAATCGAAGTCGATTTTGTCAAACATATAGGGGAAAGCCCCGCTATCAACTGGCTCCAAAGTTTGAAAGCCGGCTCGCATGCTTATTTGATTGGTCCGCGCCCACAATTTTCAACAGAAGAATATAAAAATAAAAGACTGAAGCTCTTTGCCGATGAAACCGCCATCCCAGCCGTTTTTTCCATACTTTCCCATTGGCCGGAAAAGACCGAAGCCGAAATCTATATCGAATCTGCAACGGCAGAAGCAGCCGGTGAACTCCCCGATATTGAAGGGGTCAAAAAACACATTTATGTGCGAAAGGAAAAAGAACATCCGGGGCAAACCGGTTTTCTTGTTCATTCAGCTGAAAAGATGACCGACGCTGAAGATTGCTCCATCTGGATTGCCTGTGAAAGGGAAGAAGCCCGTGCAATCAGGAAACATTTCATGGCGAACTGCAATGTGAAAAAGCAGAATATCAAAGCCATCGGATATTGGCGTCTCGGGCTTGCCAGCACGGAAATAGAAAAAATTCGCGGCAAATATTATAACGAGCTTATCGCACAGGGAAAAACCGAAAAAGATTTTGATGAATTCGACATTCCGGCTTGA
- the lldD gene encoding FMN-dependent L-lactate dehydrogenase LldD produces the protein MIISSISDYREGARRKLPPFLFHYIDGGAYAERTLQRNTTDLSDIALRQRILKNMSELSLETELFGEKMKMPVALSPVGLTGMYARRGEVQAAKAAQSRGIPFTLSTVSVCPIEEVQSQVPNPIWFQLYVLKDRGFMKNVLERAAAQGIKTLVFTVDMPVPGARYRDRHSGMSGPFAKLRQYTQAVLHPAWAYDVGVMGRPHDLGNISTYRGKPTNLEDYIGWLGANFDPSISWKDLEWIREFWKGPMLIKGILDVEDARDAVRFGADGVIVSNHGGRQLDGVPSTVKALPKIAEVLKPDLKVLVDGGVRSGLDVVRMIALGADTVMLGRAFAYALGTDGEKGVANMLDLIAKEMRVAMTLTGAKKISDINADMLVKD, from the coding sequence ATGATTATATCTTCTATCTCGGATTATCGCGAAGGTGCGCGGCGCAAACTCCCTCCATTTCTTTTTCATTATATTGATGGCGGGGCTTATGCAGAGCGTACTCTGCAACGCAATACAACCGATCTGTCCGATATTGCACTTCGCCAACGCATTTTGAAAAATATGTCGGAGCTTAGTCTTGAAACCGAGCTTTTCGGCGAAAAAATGAAAATGCCGGTGGCACTTTCACCGGTGGGGCTTACCGGCATGTATGCGCGCCGTGGTGAAGTGCAGGCGGCAAAGGCTGCCCAATCACGCGGTATTCCCTTTACACTTTCGACTGTTTCAGTCTGTCCGATTGAAGAAGTCCAGTCGCAAGTTCCAAACCCGATCTGGTTCCAGCTTTATGTTCTCAAAGATCGCGGTTTCATGAAAAATGTTCTTGAACGAGCGGCTGCCCAAGGCATCAAAACGCTGGTTTTCACTGTTGATATGCCGGTTCCCGGTGCCCGTTATCGTGACCGCCATTCGGGCATGTCCGGCCCGTTTGCCAAATTGCGCCAATATACACAAGCTGTTCTTCATCCTGCCTGGGCTTATGATGTCGGCGTCATGGGACGGCCGCATGACCTCGGCAATATTTCCACCTATCGCGGAAAACCGACCAATCTGGAAGATTATATCGGTTGGCTTGGTGCCAATTTCGACCCGTCGATAAGCTGGAAAGATCTTGAATGGATTCGTGAATTCTGGAAAGGACCAATGCTTATCAAAGGCATTCTCGACGTTGAAGATGCTCGCGATGCCGTACGTTTCGGAGCAGACGGCGTTATTGTTTCCAACCATGGCGGGCGCCAGCTTGATGGCGTGCCTTCAACCGTCAAGGCATTGCCGAAAATTGCCGAAGTCTTGAAACCCGATCTCAAAGTTCTCGTTGACGGCGGTGTGCGCTCGGGCCTTGATGTTGTGCGCATGATTGCACTGGGAGCCGATACGGTTATGCTTGGCCGTGCCTTTGCTTATGCCTTGGGAACCGATGGCGAAAAGGGCGTTGCCAATATGCTTGATCTTATCGCCAAGGAAATGCGTGTTGCAATGACGCTGACAGGAGCCAAGAAAATAAGCGACATCAATGCGGATATGCTCGTCAAAGACTGA
- a CDS encoding acyl-CoA dehydrogenase family protein — MFSPRLKSSDKLYPWAEAHAEEWDTAFQSSKIILECLAKEKLTGIGVPEKFGGEGNTIADAILTISDIAYSSFTAAFVLWAHRAYIECVLQSPNEALKNRQLPLLTSGKMAGSAGLSNLMKHLSGLEKMENFASLEKGIYHLTGKMPWITNIDCQGFFAACAAELDNGRAVVFSLENSDKGVNVQSLDLLALRSSGTKAITMDKVALTADRILHDNIAEWLKTLRPAFIALQCGLFSGLAARFIDEAKKHFNARRAALESDINETEKELLSFRDALIKGVNNNHFVSAPEDLFRLRISLTDWLWKAVLLELETRGGGAYLVETAEGFPRRLREASFVPIITPSVTQLKKALA; from the coding sequence ATGTTTTCCCCTCGTTTGAAGAGCTCCGATAAGCTCTATCCATGGGCTGAAGCCCATGCAGAGGAATGGGACACCGCGTTTCAATCCTCGAAAATTATATTGGAGTGCCTCGCAAAAGAAAAATTGACCGGCATTGGCGTTCCGGAAAAATTCGGTGGCGAAGGCAATACCATTGCTGACGCTATTTTGACGATTTCCGACATTGCCTATTCCTCATTCACTGCTGCCTTCGTTTTATGGGCGCACCGCGCTTATATCGAATGCGTTTTGCAAAGCCCGAACGAAGCACTCAAAAACCGTCAATTGCCGCTTTTGACATCAGGTAAAATGGCCGGTTCTGCCGGTCTTTCCAATTTGATGAAGCATCTTTCCGGCTTGGAAAAAATGGAAAATTTTGCCTCGCTTGAGAAAGGAATTTATCACCTTACCGGCAAAATGCCATGGATTACCAATATCGACTGCCAAGGCTTTTTTGCAGCCTGTGCAGCGGAACTTGATAACGGACGCGCTGTTGTTTTTAGTCTCGAAAACAGCGACAAAGGGGTGAATGTCCAATCGCTCGATTTATTGGCTTTGCGTTCAAGCGGTACAAAAGCGATCACCATGGATAAAGTTGCTTTGACGGCTGACCGGATTTTGCATGACAATATTGCCGAATGGCTGAAAACACTGCGTCCGGCTTTTATCGCACTTCAATGTGGTCTATTTTCAGGATTGGCAGCGCGCTTTATTGACGAAGCCAAAAAACATTTCAATGCCCGACGGGCAGCCCTTGAAAGCGACATAAACGAGACAGAAAAAGAACTTTTGAGCTTCCGCGATGCACTCATCAAGGGTGTAAACAACAACCATTTTGTCAGTGCTCCGGAAGACTTGTTCAGGCTGCGCATCAGTTTGACCGACTGGCTCTGGAAAGCGGTTCTGCTTGAATTGGAAACCCGTGGTGGCGGTGCCTATCTCGTGGAGACTGCCGAAGGATTTCCCCGTCGTTTGCGCGAAGCAAGTTTTGTTCCCATTATTACCCCCAGTGTCACGCAGCTTAAAAAAGCCTTGGCATGA
- a CDS encoding ABC transporter ATP-binding protein, whose protein sequence is MTEKAPLLEAKNIVLRYRDDAPPILENFNLAIGKNETVSILGPSGVGKSSLLRVLSGLQKPNGGHIFVHGKELTRVDPNIAVAFQNPGLLPWLTLEKNVAFGLDFKNREKLEKSERQNRVNKAIHEVGLDYARKLRPSELSGGMAQRAGLARCFARNPELLFLDEPFGALDELTRQDMQNLLIKLVKEFSASTLLVTHDIDEALLVSERIILLGGKPANIIGTWTINFPKPRNQFVEELGKIRIEILATLRDAGLKKRDEI, encoded by the coding sequence ATGACAGAAAAAGCCCCCCTTCTTGAAGCAAAAAACATCGTTTTGCGGTATCGCGACGATGCGCCCCCTATTCTTGAAAATTTCAACCTTGCAATCGGAAAAAATGAAACTGTTTCCATTCTGGGGCCAAGTGGTGTCGGAAAATCAAGCCTTTTACGTGTGCTTTCCGGCCTGCAAAAGCCGAATGGCGGCCATATTTTTGTTCACGGCAAAGAGCTTACCCGTGTTGACCCGAATATTGCGGTGGCCTTTCAAAATCCGGGTTTATTGCCGTGGCTGACATTGGAAAAAAATGTGGCCTTTGGCCTTGATTTCAAAAACCGTGAAAAGCTCGAAAAAAGCGAACGGCAAAATCGGGTGAATAAAGCGATCCACGAAGTGGGGCTCGATTATGCGCGGAAACTACGCCCTTCCGAGCTTTCCGGCGGCATGGCGCAACGGGCAGGACTGGCGCGTTGCTTTGCAAGAAATCCGGAACTGCTTTTTCTGGATGAGCCGTTTGGCGCACTTGATGAATTGACGCGCCAGGATATGCAAAATCTGCTGATTAAACTCGTTAAAGAATTTTCCGCTTCAACGCTTCTTGTTACGCATGACATCGACGAAGCCTTGCTTGTTAGCGAACGCATTATTCTGCTCGGCGGAAAACCGGCAAATATCATCGGCACATGGACAATCAATTTCCCCAAACCGCGCAATCAATTTGTCGAAGAACTCGGCAAAATTCGTATCGAAATTCTTGCAACTTTGAGAGATGCAGGACTTAAAAAAAGAGATGAAATATGA
- a CDS encoding ABC transporter substrate-binding protein, whose product MKDEYFSRRDILRLSALLTASGALPFLNIGRAKSQEKDEPVKVGYLPITDATALLVAHGKGFFESEGLKAEKPVLFRSWSQIVEAFFAGQINVMHVLSPIAIWARYSSKAPLKVVAWNHMSGSGFSVANDINSISDLGGKNVAIPFWYSIHTVVLQMILRKNGLTPVSRKSGTIEKNEVNMVIMAPSDMIPAVANGQVSGFIVAEPFNAAGEAAKVSKLARFTADVWRDHACCLVCMQENDLKERPEWSQKVVSAMVKAQLWTAKNREETALLLSKENPNKYMPFGSDVLKRVLVSSEEDNRFYEKSGAIIHPDWLEKRIDFQPYPYPSYTEELVRRLKDTLIEGDNAFLQTLDPAFAAKDLVDDQFVKRALSEVGGLPAFGMKDSFVRNEEIEV is encoded by the coding sequence ATGAAAGATGAATATTTTTCCCGCCGCGACATTTTGCGGCTATCAGCTTTATTGACGGCAAGTGGCGCTTTGCCGTTTTTAAATATTGGAAGAGCTAAATCACAGGAAAAGGATGAACCGGTCAAAGTCGGCTATTTGCCAATCACCGATGCAACAGCATTGCTTGTGGCTCACGGTAAAGGTTTTTTTGAAAGCGAAGGTTTGAAAGCTGAAAAACCGGTTCTCTTTCGGAGCTGGTCACAAATTGTGGAAGCTTTTTTTGCCGGCCAGATCAATGTGATGCATGTCCTTTCGCCAATCGCCATCTGGGCACGTTATTCAAGCAAGGCACCGCTTAAAGTCGTTGCCTGGAACCATATGAGCGGCTCCGGTTTTTCGGTCGCCAATGACATCAATTCCATTTCCGATCTTGGTGGCAAAAACGTTGCTATTCCATTCTGGTATTCAATCCACACAGTTGTGTTGCAAATGATCTTGCGCAAAAACGGCTTGACGCCAGTTTCGCGAAAAAGCGGCACAATTGAAAAAAATGAAGTCAATATGGTGATAATGGCACCATCGGATATGATACCGGCAGTTGCCAATGGTCAGGTTTCTGGCTTTATCGTTGCAGAACCCTTCAATGCGGCGGGTGAAGCGGCCAAAGTTTCAAAACTTGCAAGATTTACAGCTGATGTTTGGCGTGACCATGCCTGCTGTCTTGTCTGTATGCAGGAAAACGATTTAAAGGAGCGCCCCGAATGGTCGCAAAAAGTCGTGTCGGCCATGGTCAAAGCGCAATTGTGGACAGCAAAGAACCGCGAAGAAACAGCGCTTCTTCTTTCCAAAGAAAATCCGAACAAATATATGCCTTTCGGTTCCGATGTTCTCAAACGTGTTCTTGTTTCAAGCGAAGAAGATAACCGGTTTTATGAAAAATCGGGCGCAATCATCCACCCCGACTGGCTTGAAAAACGCATAGATTTTCAGCCCTATCCTTATCCGAGCTACACGGAAGAACTGGTAAGACGGCTGAAAGACACTTTGATTGAGGGTGATAACGCGTTTCTTCAAACACTTGATCCGGCTTTTGCGGCCAAAGACCTTGTCGATGACCAATTTGTCAAACGCGCATTAAGCGAAGTTGGCGGACTTCCCGCTTTCGGCATGAAAGACAGTTTCGTGCGCAATGAAGAGATTGAAGTTTAA
- a CDS encoding ABC transporter permease, whose amino-acid sequence MKSCLRHLSGLSGLVLLLFLWWLGTDVLSAKNSFASRFSVEATLPTFWHLLTGSDLALHALISLKRIVVGLVFALVIGVPVGLLIGAKPWVERATGPAFQFLRMISPLSWMPIAVMIFGIGDKPIYFLLTFATVWPIMFNTAAGVKQLDRHFLLVAKSLAATQSETLLYVVFPGILSHMMTGIRLAIGISWIIIVPCEMLGVSAGLGYFILDTRDRLAYPELMSTILLIGLIGYLLDSAVRAAARRLG is encoded by the coding sequence ATGAAAAGCTGTCTTCGCCATCTGTCCGGTTTGTCGGGACTTGTTCTGCTTCTTTTCCTCTGGTGGCTCGGAACAGATGTTTTGAGCGCCAAAAACAGCTTTGCAAGCCGCTTTTCGGTTGAGGCAACATTACCAACTTTCTGGCACTTGTTGACCGGCTCTGACTTAGCCCTTCACGCTCTCATCAGCCTTAAACGCATTGTCGTCGGATTGGTTTTTGCACTCGTCATCGGTGTGCCTGTCGGGCTTTTGATCGGTGCAAAACCATGGGTGGAAAGAGCAACCGGTCCGGCATTCCAGTTTCTGCGCATGATTTCGCCATTGTCATGGATGCCGATTGCCGTGATGATTTTCGGCATTGGCGACAAGCCGATCTATTTTCTTCTTACCTTTGCAACTGTCTGGCCGATCATGTTCAACACAGCAGCAGGTGTCAAACAACTTGACCGGCATTTTCTGCTCGTTGCAAAAAGCCTTGCTGCAACACAAAGTGAAACATTGCTCTATGTGGTTTTTCCGGGAATTTTGAGCCATATGATGACGGGGATCCGGCTGGCGATCGGCATTTCGTGGATTATCATTGTGCCTTGTGAAATGTTGGGCGTCTCGGCAGGCCTCGGCTATTTCATTCTCGATACACGCGACCGCCTCGCTTATCCGGAACTGATGTCAACCATTCTGCTTATCGGATTAATCGGCTATTTGCTCGATAGCGCGGTTCGTGCGGCCGCCCGCCGCCTTGGCTGA
- a CDS encoding helix-turn-helix domain-containing protein, which yields MPNNTKENLVFVETCPARRIMELFSVKWKSMLLHALFHWPNGKCRTGELQRALPGISKKMMIQTLRDLEQGGLVRRHVYTVVPPKVEYSLTPLGKRFCEPVEMLFDWGKSNCDALEKFEKNRNKNAKQE from the coding sequence ATGCCGAATAACACCAAGGAAAACCTTGTCTTTGTCGAAACCTGTCCGGCACGAAGAATTATGGAATTATTTTCGGTCAAATGGAAAAGCATGCTCCTCCACGCATTGTTCCATTGGCCGAATGGCAAATGTCGCACTGGTGAATTGCAACGCGCTTTACCCGGAATTTCCAAAAAAATGATGATTCAGACATTGCGTGATCTGGAACAAGGCGGGCTCGTTCGCCGCCATGTCTATACCGTTGTTCCTCCAAAGGTTGAATATTCGCTTACTCCGCTCGGAAAAAGATTTTGCGAGCCGGTTGAAATGCTGTTTGATTGGGGAAAAAGCAACTGCGACGCATTGGAAAAATTTGAAAAAAACCGGAATAAGAACGCAAAACAGGAATAG
- a CDS encoding MFS transporter — translation MPAALWAFAIAAFGIGTTEYIISGLLPAIQADFHISVSAAGFMATSYALGVFFGTPIIIILGSNLEKKKLLLIALTFFIVGNFLTALSPNFTTAIFGRVINSLCHGVFIGIASVLAADLVPQDKRTSAIAFMFSGMTAANFIGVPAGTWFSHMTSWRTTFYLITLIGVLAFIATSRLVPKQPKHHEQSLKNELFVFGDIHVLLAMGITILGPAAFFTSITYIAPMAKELGHFSDQGVTFLLFIFGGGLFVGNYLGGKFADRALMPVLYITLFGQAVVMLFFYLTIGNKIADVFSIFFMAAFGFASVSPIQRLVMDRAKAAGGANLASAVNIGFFNLGNALGSWLGGLVIALGFGYASPNWAGAGLSFAALFLAILSSLFAKRQAKQKLGECCPSSYK, via the coding sequence ATGCCAGCTGCTTTATGGGCTTTTGCAATCGCCGCGTTCGGTATCGGCACAACAGAATATATTATTTCCGGCCTTTTACCTGCTATTCAGGCAGATTTTCATATTTCGGTCTCGGCTGCCGGTTTCATGGCAACCTCTTATGCATTGGGTGTATTTTTCGGAACACCGATTATCATCATATTGGGAAGCAATCTCGAAAAGAAAAAACTGCTGCTTATCGCATTGACGTTTTTCATTGTCGGAAATTTTCTGACTGCTCTTTCACCCAATTTCACCACCGCCATTTTCGGGCGGGTTATCAATTCGCTTTGCCACGGGGTTTTCATCGGTATTGCTTCTGTGCTTGCCGCCGACCTCGTCCCTCAAGATAAGCGAACCAGCGCAATCGCCTTCATGTTCAGCGGTATGACGGCCGCCAATTTTATCGGCGTTCCTGCCGGTACATGGTTCAGCCATATGACATCATGGCGCACCACTTTTTATCTCATCACTCTTATCGGTGTGCTTGCTTTTATTGCAACGTCGAGACTGGTTCCAAAACAGCCGAAACATCATGAACAATCATTGAAAAATGAACTTTTTGTTTTTGGCGATATTCATGTTCTTCTTGCCATGGGCATTACTATTTTAGGCCCTGCAGCATTCTTCACCTCGATTACCTATATTGCCCCGATGGCCAAAGAGCTTGGTCATTTTTCCGATCAGGGCGTTACATTTCTTCTGTTTATTTTTGGCGGAGGCTTGTTTGTCGGAAATTATTTGGGTGGCAAATTTGCCGACCGTGCACTCATGCCGGTTCTTTATATTACGCTCTTCGGGCAAGCCGTTGTGATGCTGTTTTTCTATCTCACAATTGGCAACAAAATTGCGGATGTATTTTCTATATTTTTCATGGCTGCTTTCGGTTTTGCCAGCGTCTCGCCAATCCAGCGCCTTGTTATGGATAGAGCAAAAGCCGCTGGCGGTGCCAATCTCGCTTCGGCAGTCAATATCGGCTTTTTCAACCTTGGTAATGCGCTGGGTTCTTGGCTCGGCGGTCTGGTGATCGCCCTTGGCTTTGGCTATGCCTCGCCGAACTGGGCAGGTGCTGGCCTTTCTTTTGCAGCACTTTTCCTTGCTATTCTCTCAAGCCTTTTTGCAAAACGTCAGGCAAAGCAGAAATTAGGGGAATGTTGCCCGTCAAGCTACAAATAA
- a CDS encoding LysR family transcriptional regulator encodes MNLAQLNYVLAVAQAGNFTVAAKNCHVTQPTLSNSIAQLEDEFQARIFSRTTRRVGLTAFGQHIMPYIEKLIEANFNLVDESKKFNNQETNVVRIGKSPLMSCQYLAAVMNDFRTENPDSEIVLCERNSGDLIDLLERNEVDFVFDVAPEKKPTRASEFLYEEPLYFIPSTAQPIRNVNVVHFSDIADEVFVMVDDESGLTKFIREMFGHHNHVLKEYTGKTVSFRELENWAHCGLGAALLPKSAITMTSGQRYILCDQDERPIQIRYEATWKKNIPVASSKLKNFLKQ; translated from the coding sequence ATGAACCTGGCACAATTGAATTATGTCCTTGCTGTTGCACAGGCCGGCAATTTTACTGTAGCGGCAAAAAACTGCCATGTAACCCAGCCGACCTTGTCAAACAGCATTGCCCAGCTTGAAGACGAGTTTCAGGCGCGCATTTTCTCGCGCACGACGCGCCGTGTCGGCCTTACGGCTTTCGGGCAACATATTATGCCCTATATCGAAAAGCTGATTGAGGCGAATTTCAATCTCGTCGACGAAAGCAAAAAATTCAATAATCAGGAAACAAACGTTGTCAGGATCGGCAAATCGCCATTGATGAGCTGCCAATATCTGGCAGCCGTTATGAATGATTTTCGCACTGAAAATCCGGACTCCGAAATTGTGCTATGTGAACGTAATAGCGGCGATCTCATTGATCTGCTGGAGCGGAATGAAGTCGATTTTGTCTTTGATGTTGCGCCGGAAAAAAAGCCGACAAGAGCAAGCGAGTTTCTTTATGAAGAGCCGCTTTATTTCATACCGAGCACGGCACAGCCGATCAGAAATGTCAATGTGGTGCATTTTTCCGATATTGCCGACGAGGTTTTTGTCATGGTCGATGACGAATCCGGATTGACGAAGTTTATCAGGGAAATGTTCGGGCATCATAATCATGTGCTGAAAGAATATACCGGAAAAACAGTTTCTTTCCGGGAACTAGAAAACTGGGCACATTGCGGGCTTGGAGCGGCACTCTTGCCAAAATCGGCAATCACTATGACATCCGGCCAACGTTATATCTTGTGCGATCAGGATGAGCGCCCGATACAAATCCGCTATGAAGCGACGTGGAAAAAAAATATTCCGGTTGCGAGCAGTAAATTGAAAAATTTCCTAAAACAGTAA